One Nitrospinota bacterium genomic window carries:
- a CDS encoding aminopeptidase, with the protein MPIRVIRGSLLICALCASALLLTSCNTSAYYSQAVTGHLKLYAKRKPIEKVLRDEEVSGDLKEKLNKVRKIRAFATAEMKLPDNGSFTGYVELDRRYLAWSVVATPEFSLSPLKWCFPVAGCVSYRGYFNREDADAFAETLREEGYDVSVLPIAAYSTLGWFDDPVLSTFLSWPEQNLAGLIIHELTHAKIYIKDDSVFNESLASVVEHEGVMRWVKSNGNEAQLNAYNDFQKRKAMFAGNVMKYRERLKTVYDSGAGPDEMRDMKKTILNEMLEEYRRESATPGTRSEYRQMFYKDLNNAKLASVYTYYDLVPSFRRLLDLKNGNLDEFYAEVNEIGALPKEEREHRLNALIPAEAKHAGRE; encoded by the coding sequence TTGCCAATTCGAGTCATTAGAGGAAGTCTGCTTATATGCGCGCTCTGCGCCTCTGCACTCCTTCTTACATCGTGCAACACATCGGCATATTACTCGCAGGCGGTTACAGGACATCTTAAACTGTACGCGAAACGAAAGCCGATAGAAAAAGTTCTAAGGGATGAGGAGGTCTCCGGCGATCTAAAGGAGAAGCTCAACAAGGTAAGGAAGATACGCGCTTTCGCGACCGCCGAAATGAAACTGCCGGACAACGGAAGTTTTACGGGATATGTCGAACTGGACAGAAGGTATCTTGCATGGAGCGTGGTCGCCACACCTGAATTTTCCCTATCCCCATTGAAATGGTGCTTCCCTGTTGCGGGTTGCGTTAGTTATCGCGGGTATTTCAACCGGGAAGACGCCGACGCTTTCGCTGAGACCCTGCGCGAGGAGGGGTATGATGTTTCGGTCCTCCCGATCGCGGCGTACTCGACGCTTGGATGGTTCGACGATCCGGTGCTGAGCACATTCCTCTCCTGGCCGGAACAGAACCTTGCAGGATTGATAATCCACGAGCTTACACATGCCAAGATATATATAAAAGACGATTCTGTGTTCAACGAATCGCTTGCGAGCGTTGTGGAACACGAAGGGGTGATGCGATGGGTAAAAAGCAACGGCAATGAAGCGCAGTTGAACGCCTACAACGATTTTCAGAAAAGAAAAGCGATGTTCGCCGGGAATGTCATGAAATACCGGGAGCGATTGAAAACGGTTTACGATTCCGGAGCGGGGCCGGATGAAATGCGCGACATGAAAAAAACAATATTGAACGAGATGCTGGAGGAATACCGGAGGGAATCGGCAACTCCCGGAACCAGAAGCGAATACCGCCAAATGTTCTATAAGGATCTGAACAACGCAAAACTCGCTTCCGTATACACCTATTACGACCTTGTACCCTCCTTCAGGAGGCTTCTTGACTTAAAAAACGGGAACCTTGATGAGTTTTACGCTGAGGTGAATGAAATCGGCGCACTCCCAAAAGAGGAGCGCGAACATCGGCTGAACGCGCTGATCCCCGCAGAGGCAAAGCACGCGGGTAGAGAATAG
- a CDS encoding GspE/PulE family protein produces the protein MSHKNQKFLSILVEKKIVDEKVLNLLLRQYKQDTYEILIHIIGEGLVSREEGGMLYGDGFGFAWLDCNETLFRPEVISKLPKEFSKKHEIVLVYQLGDAITAVMSNPLDQKVIKEAEKITGAKISPSFAFREDILDTIEIQYKTVHELEEQLGKIDVSKLITPGREITAVELNRMAGDQSVIDFSQSILLLGVKEGASDIHIEPTEKQVRIRFRVDGLMRERVKLFKDLHAPLISRIKILGGMDISERRKPQDGRISILLSKKTVDFRVSTAPTVFGEKAVLRILGEVQVRTVPELEDIYLSKAIYDKVIRLVKSSNGVFFVTGPTGSGKTTTLFSTLKRISKPELNVMTVEDPVEYSVPGINQVQINHSIGLNFSTVLRSILRQDPDVILIGEIRDLETAKMATEAALTGHLVLSTLHTNNAIQAVTRLIEIGVEPFIVGPSIIGVMSQRLARMLCDNCKESYTPSRKEMDELFEWDGKTEVKFCRPKGCQICNGSGYKGRIGIHEMIFVTERLREMVIANASTLELKRAAEEEGYLNLRYDGIKKVLRGLTTIDEIDRVAYFEE, from the coding sequence ATGAGCCATAAAAACCAGAAATTCCTGAGTATTCTAGTCGAGAAGAAAATTGTCGATGAAAAAGTCCTGAACCTTCTCCTCAGACAGTACAAGCAGGACACATATGAAATACTCATTCACATTATCGGCGAGGGGCTTGTCTCAAGGGAAGAGGGGGGGATGCTGTATGGCGACGGGTTCGGATTTGCGTGGCTCGACTGCAATGAAACACTGTTCCGCCCCGAAGTAATTTCCAAGTTACCAAAGGAATTCTCAAAAAAACATGAGATAGTGCTCGTTTATCAGCTAGGAGATGCGATAACCGCCGTGATGTCGAATCCTCTGGATCAAAAAGTGATAAAGGAGGCGGAAAAAATAACCGGCGCGAAAATAAGCCCGTCGTTCGCATTCCGCGAGGATATTCTCGATACGATTGAGATCCAGTACAAGACCGTTCACGAACTCGAAGAACAGCTAGGGAAGATCGACGTTTCAAAACTCATAACTCCCGGCAGGGAGATAACCGCAGTCGAATTGAACAGGATGGCGGGGGATCAGTCGGTCATCGATTTTTCACAGTCGATTCTCCTCCTTGGAGTGAAGGAGGGGGCCAGCGACATCCATATCGAACCGACTGAAAAGCAGGTGCGTATCCGTTTCCGCGTAGACGGCCTGATGCGGGAGAGGGTGAAACTGTTCAAGGATCTGCACGCCCCCCTGATATCGCGAATAAAGATCCTTGGCGGAATGGATATCTCGGAGAGACGCAAACCTCAGGACGGAAGGATAAGCATTCTACTCTCAAAAAAAACGGTCGACTTCAGGGTCTCTACGGCGCCCACCGTTTTCGGGGAAAAGGCGGTGCTGAGGATCCTTGGTGAAGTGCAGGTGCGTACCGTGCCGGAGCTTGAGGATATTTACCTTTCAAAAGCGATCTATGACAAGGTCATCAGGCTTGTGAAATCATCCAACGGCGTATTCTTCGTCACCGGGCCGACAGGTAGCGGAAAGACAACAACACTCTTCTCCACCTTGAAGCGGATCAGCAAACCGGAATTGAATGTAATGACAGTAGAGGATCCTGTCGAATACTCAGTCCCCGGGATCAACCAGGTGCAGATAAACCATTCGATAGGCCTTAATTTTTCCACGGTGCTCCGCTCGATATTGAGGCAGGATCCGGATGTAATACTGATAGGGGAGATACGAGACCTGGAAACGGCAAAAATGGCGACCGAGGCGGCGCTTACAGGGCACCTGGTCCTTTCAACCCTGCATACCAACAACGCCATACAGGCGGTCACGCGGCTTATAGAGATAGGGGTAGAGCCTTTCATCGTCGGGCCATCAATTATCGGCGTGATGTCGCAAAGGCTTGCGAGAATGCTTTGCGACAACTGCAAGGAGAGCTACACGCCGTCCAGAAAAGAGATGGACGAGCTTTTCGAGTGGGACGGAAAGACCGAGGTCAAGTTCTGTCGGCCAAAGGGTTGCCAGATCTGCAACGGGAGCGGTTACAAGGGGCGGATCGGGATCCATGAAATGATCTTTGTTACCGAGCGATTGAGAGAGATGGTGATAGCGAACGCCTCCACTCTGGAATTGAAGAGAGCGGCCGAGGAAGAGGGGTATCTGAATCTGCGATACGATGGTATCAAGAAGGTCCTCCGGGGATTAACTACGATCGATGAGATTGACCGCGTCGCCTATTTCGAGGAGTAG
- a CDS encoding response regulator transcription factor — protein MNEKKKVRVILAEDEFHIRELMKRVFLSMNTEVVAEAGNGSEAVNLYRQHKPDILLLDINMPQVDGRAALKQVMKEFPKAFVVMLTAVSSMNVVQECLDAGASCYIRKDTSLDEIKASIKESWGFYQKSIKGK, from the coding sequence ATGAATGAAAAGAAAAAGGTGAGGGTTATTCTTGCCGAGGACGAATTCCATATCAGGGAGCTGATGAAGAGGGTATTCCTCTCCATGAATACGGAAGTTGTTGCCGAAGCCGGGAACGGGAGTGAAGCGGTAAACCTGTATCGTCAGCATAAACCCGACATTCTCCTGCTGGATATAAACATGCCTCAAGTTGACGGCAGAGCGGCGCTGAAGCAGGTGATGAAGGAATTTCCAAAAGCGTTCGTCGTGATGCTTACTGCCGTAAGCTCGATGAATGTCGTGCAGGAGTGTCTTGACGCCGGGGCGTCGTGCTATATAAGGAAAGACACGTCGCTCGACGAGATCAAGGCGAGCATAAAGGAATCGTGGGGCTTTTACCAGAAATCAATTAAAGGGAAGTAA
- a CDS encoding radical SAM protein, giving the protein MASHDALKLKINEIFHSLQGESSRAGFPTVFIRFSLCNLRCGYCDTPYAYEDGDFMSIDEIVSKVGEFGCKRVEITGGEPMFQDGVIELAERFIADGYQVMMETNGTFELSGLPDELIKIVDIKCPDSGAADTFVEANLAYIRKSDEIKFVISSVNDFEWAVEKTAEKGLLSLCTVNISPAIGEVDAEEAAQWILDSGLDFRLNLQMHKYLDIP; this is encoded by the coding sequence AACGAGATTTTCCACTCTCTTCAGGGGGAGTCGAGCCGGGCCGGATTCCCAACAGTATTCATAAGATTTTCCCTCTGCAATCTCCGATGCGGGTACTGCGATACCCCCTATGCCTATGAAGACGGGGATTTCATGTCGATAGATGAGATCGTCAGCAAAGTCGGCGAGTTTGGATGCAAACGTGTGGAGATTACCGGCGGCGAACCGATGTTCCAGGATGGTGTGATCGAGCTTGCCGAAAGGTTCATCGCGGACGGATACCAGGTGATGATGGAGACAAACGGAACTTTCGAACTCTCAGGGCTTCCCGATGAACTGATAAAAATTGTCGATATCAAATGTCCCGACAGCGGGGCGGCTGATACTTTTGTCGAAGCCAATCTTGCTTATATCCGCAAGAGCGACGAAATAAAGTTTGTAATATCTTCAGTAAATGATTTTGAGTGGGCTGTAGAAAAAACGGCCGAGAAGGGTCTCCTTTCGCTCTGCACGGTGAACATCTCTCCAGCCATCGGGGAGGTTGATGCCGAGGAGGCGGCCCAATGGATACTCGACAGCGGACTCGATTTCCGCCTGAACCTGCAGATGCATAAATATCTGGATATCCCTTGA